From one Aeropyrum camini SY1 = JCM 12091 genomic stretch:
- the ndk gene encoding nucleoside-diphosphate kinase, translating to MAVERTLLVVKPDGVVRRLIGEVVSRVERKGLKIVAMKMMRLTREKAEEFYSVHRDKPFFGELVEFITSGPVVAMVVEGDEAVNVVRLMIGATDGRKAAPGTIRGDFSLDIMKNIVHASDSPESFQREFKVLFSESDVVEW from the coding sequence ATGGCTGTGGAGAGGACTCTCCTCGTGGTCAAGCCGGACGGCGTGGTGAGGAGGCTTATAGGCGAGGTGGTGTCGAGGGTGGAGAGGAAGGGGCTTAAAATAGTTGCCATGAAGATGATGAGGCTGACGAGGGAGAAGGCTGAGGAGTTCTACAGTGTCCACAGGGATAAGCCCTTCTTCGGTGAGCTGGTGGAGTTTATAACCAGCGGCCCGGTCGTGGCGATGGTAGTCGAGGGTGATGAAGCTGTGAACGTTGTCAGGCTGATGATAGGGGCTACCGACGGGAGGAAGGCTGCGCCTGGAACTATACGAGGCGACTTCAGCCTCGATATAATGAAGAACATAGTTCACGCCAGCGACTCTCCTGAAAGCTTCCAGAGGGAGTTCAAGGTTCTGTTCAGCGAGTCGGACGTTGTTGAGTGGTAG
- a CDS encoding LysE family transporter yields MSGEEGGLARLAVKTVLITPSGALSPGPLSLSAIVAGAYLGWVGGVFVALGHMAFELPFVFLLLKASSSIELYIKRLYRPLTTAISLFILYFSILSFEAAARGPGAGNSAIPLEPSSYATAFVIGVVLTGFNAHFLLWWVSVGFPLITGAARSPPLGALVMYASHVWMDFAWLALLAGMGDVASTFAPAYRALMALVGLMLLLFAFDLLARAWLGKRLLPL; encoded by the coding sequence GTGTCTGGCGAGGAGGGTGGCCTAGCCAGGCTGGCTGTTAAGACTGTGCTTATAACACCTAGCGGCGCCCTCTCCCCAGGCCCCCTCTCCCTAAGCGCCATAGTGGCGGGCGCCTACCTAGGGTGGGTGGGGGGCGTTTTCGTGGCTCTCGGCCACATGGCCTTCGAACTCCCCTTCGTGTTCCTCCTTCTAAAGGCTAGCTCCTCTATCGAGTTGTACATAAAGAGGCTCTACCGCCCACTTACCACCGCCATCTCGCTCTTTATACTCTACTTCTCGATCCTATCCTTCGAAGCCGCAGCCAGAGGCCCTGGGGCGGGTAACAGCGCCATACCCCTCGAGCCTTCTAGCTATGCCACCGCCTTTGTAATAGGCGTGGTACTCACGGGGTTCAACGCCCACTTCCTCCTCTGGTGGGTTAGCGTAGGCTTCCCACTGATAACGGGGGCTGCAAGGAGCCCTCCCCTCGGGGCGCTGGTTATGTATGCTAGCCACGTGTGGATGGACTTCGCTTGGCTTGCACTCCTAGCGGGGATGGGTGATGTGGCGTCCACGTTCGCCCCAGCCTACAGGGCCCTAATGGCTCTGGTGGGGCTTATGCTCCTCCTCTTCGCATTCGACCTCCTGGCCAGAGCCTGGCTCGGCAAGCGCCTCCTCCCACTCTAG